One Luteibacter aegosomaticola genomic window carries:
- a CDS encoding TonB-dependent receptor, with product MKNQFGCRTFCRKSTLTMAVLAGLATTSTAFAQSTTGNISGSVPAGSNQTIVVEGSTGVRREVQPDAKGRYSATNLPLGSYKVSLLRDGATVETRENVGLRVGQSTDVSFASASATDATSLSGVTVSGTVLPNIDVTTVDSRTVITAEQLAKLPMGRNAEAVAKLAPGVVANSGGFTSGTGRSTVSFSGSSVTENAYYINGFNTTDPLNGMGGLQLPYGAIDQQEVYTGGYSAQYGRSDGGVISQVGKRGTNEWKFGAQLLWEPAFARAKYQDLHYTSTPATQVAGNLYWPKSENTRSTTTVSAYAGGPLIKDKLFLFVAGEFERNEQHNVNAVDNTSTPASTNRFNAPRWYGKLDWNITDNNILEVTGASDKREGSGTRYYYDFNDRKRLGTIGPVDDTKTGGDLHVFKYTGYITDSLTISALWGEMKTSDYDSPGAYDPNLTRVANVTSQNPALNGGTPIGNTQVTSLADADRGNKQRNFRLDISYQIGDHTILAGIDNMKSQANDIGTRDPGPGYVWNYGHTINPNAPISTAAGDQFVPAPALYPNGADGYYVSQNVSNNLVTVRSDQRAQYLEDKWQVTDRVLFSLGIRNDQFTDYNPFGQAFITQTKPQWAPRIGASWDVLGDGSFKVFGNAGRYYLGLPLNPATGAASGYVSTQTYYTYGGIDANGVPTGLTQISGAVSANNSYGVPPDPRTVTARNLEAEHQDEFILGFDKTLGENWVYGAKLTRRLLRTAIDDYCEIDRVTDKAAALGFTPDPSKTNSCYLINAGQSNTFTLLDAQGNQLLVPLSREEMGFQALKRKYYGLELFMEHSFDGTWYGKFDYVFSRSYGNTEGQVRSDLRQGGASASEDWDNAAIMVNTNGVQNNDHTHVFKAYGYWQVAPEWQVSGNLNVASGGPELCLGYYGPDHSNPTGYGNAYHWCDGEPSPPGSHGRLPWTFTLDLGVTWRPGFANDKLAFAANVFNVLNQQRAIFRNPNKEGDSPYTPNPQYRIPLYETDPRYARLSVTYDF from the coding sequence ATGAAGAACCAGTTTGGTTGTCGCACGTTCTGTCGCAAGTCCACCTTGACCATGGCCGTCCTGGCTGGCCTGGCCACCACTTCAACCGCTTTCGCGCAGTCCACCACCGGCAACATCAGCGGTAGCGTGCCTGCCGGGTCGAACCAGACCATCGTCGTCGAAGGCTCCACCGGCGTCCGCCGCGAGGTCCAGCCGGATGCCAAGGGCCGCTATTCGGCCACCAATCTTCCACTCGGCAGCTACAAGGTCTCGCTGCTGCGTGATGGCGCTACGGTCGAAACGCGCGAGAACGTCGGCCTGCGCGTGGGCCAGAGCACCGATGTGAGCTTTGCCTCGGCCAGCGCTACCGATGCCACGTCCCTTAGCGGCGTGACCGTCTCCGGCACGGTGCTGCCGAACATCGACGTAACCACCGTGGACTCGCGTACGGTCATCACCGCGGAACAGCTGGCCAAGCTACCGATGGGCCGCAATGCCGAAGCCGTGGCCAAGCTGGCCCCGGGCGTCGTTGCCAACAGCGGCGGCTTCACCAGCGGCACAGGCCGTTCGACGGTGAGCTTCAGTGGCTCATCGGTCACGGAAAACGCCTATTACATCAACGGCTTCAACACGACCGATCCGCTCAATGGCATGGGTGGCCTGCAGTTGCCCTACGGCGCCATCGACCAGCAGGAAGTGTATACGGGCGGCTATAGCGCCCAGTACGGCCGCTCCGACGGCGGCGTGATCAGCCAGGTCGGCAAGCGCGGCACCAATGAATGGAAGTTCGGCGCCCAGCTGCTCTGGGAGCCAGCCTTCGCCCGCGCCAAATACCAGGACCTGCATTACACGAGCACACCCGCGACCCAGGTCGCCGGCAACCTCTACTGGCCCAAGAGCGAGAACACGCGCAGCACGACCACGGTCAGCGCCTACGCGGGCGGCCCGCTGATCAAGGACAAGCTGTTCCTGTTCGTGGCCGGCGAGTTCGAGCGCAACGAGCAGCACAACGTCAACGCCGTGGATAACACCAGCACCCCGGCCTCGACCAACCGGTTCAACGCACCGCGCTGGTACGGCAAGCTCGACTGGAACATCACCGACAACAACATCCTCGAAGTTACCGGTGCCTCGGATAAGCGCGAAGGCAGCGGCACGCGTTACTACTACGACTTCAATGATCGCAAGCGCCTTGGCACGATCGGCCCCGTCGACGACACCAAGACCGGCGGCGATCTGCATGTGTTCAAGTACACCGGCTACATCACCGACTCCCTGACCATTTCGGCCCTGTGGGGCGAGATGAAGACCTCGGATTACGACTCGCCGGGCGCTTACGACCCCAACCTCACCCGCGTTGCCAATGTCACCAGCCAGAATCCGGCGCTCAATGGTGGCACGCCGATCGGCAACACCCAGGTCACCAGCCTCGCGGACGCAGATCGCGGCAATAAGCAGCGCAATTTCCGCCTCGATATCAGCTACCAGATCGGCGACCACACGATCCTGGCCGGTATCGACAACATGAAATCGCAGGCGAACGATATTGGCACGCGCGATCCCGGCCCGGGCTACGTGTGGAACTACGGCCATACGATCAACCCGAACGCCCCGATCTCGACCGCCGCCGGCGACCAGTTCGTTCCCGCCCCGGCCCTCTACCCGAACGGCGCGGACGGCTACTACGTGAGCCAGAACGTCAGTAACAACCTCGTCACCGTGCGCTCCGACCAGCGCGCCCAGTACCTCGAGGACAAATGGCAGGTTACCGACCGCGTGTTGTTCTCGCTGGGTATTCGCAACGATCAGTTCACCGACTACAACCCGTTCGGCCAGGCCTTCATCACCCAGACCAAACCGCAGTGGGCACCGCGTATCGGCGCCTCGTGGGATGTGCTCGGTGATGGCAGTTTCAAGGTGTTCGGCAACGCGGGGCGCTACTACCTTGGCCTGCCGCTCAACCCGGCGACCGGCGCGGCCTCGGGTTATGTCTCCACGCAGACGTACTACACGTACGGCGGCATCGATGCCAACGGCGTGCCCACCGGCCTCACCCAGATCAGCGGCGCGGTGTCGGCGAATAACTCTTACGGCGTACCGCCCGATCCACGCACTGTCACCGCCCGCAACCTGGAGGCCGAGCACCAGGACGAATTCATCCTTGGCTTCGACAAAACCCTCGGTGAGAACTGGGTGTACGGAGCCAAGCTGACCCGGCGCCTGCTGCGCACCGCGATCGATGACTACTGCGAAATCGATCGCGTCACCGACAAGGCGGCAGCGCTCGGCTTCACGCCTGATCCAAGCAAGACCAACAGCTGCTACCTGATCAATGCCGGCCAGTCGAACACGTTCACGCTGCTTGATGCCCAGGGCAACCAGCTGCTCGTGCCGCTAAGCCGCGAAGAAATGGGCTTCCAGGCCCTGAAGCGCAAGTACTACGGCCTCGAGTTGTTCATGGAGCACTCGTTCGACGGTACGTGGTACGGCAAGTTCGATTACGTGTTCTCGCGCTCGTACGGCAACACCGAAGGCCAGGTGCGCTCCGATCTTCGCCAGGGCGGCGCGTCCGCCAGCGAAGACTGGGATAACGCGGCTATCATGGTGAACACCAACGGTGTGCAGAACAACGACCACACCCACGTGTTCAAGGCGTACGGTTACTGGCAGGTCGCGCCGGAATGGCAGGTCTCAGGCAACCTCAACGTCGCCTCCGGCGGCCCGGAGCTCTGCCTTGGCTATTACGGCCCGGATCACTCCAACCCCACGGGCTACGGCAACGCGTATCACTGGTGCGACGGCGAACCCTCGCCGCCGGGTAGCCATG
- a CDS encoding ESPR-type extended signal peptide-containing protein, protein MNRTYRLVWNKALRVVQVVSELASSSGSEPASGAIAPPRCSRLWSALLAAGLCVVAMPVFAQDASAGGSGGGSVLPGSGGGAGNGMGGGAPQGTTEEYATAGGASAVLGVGGAGATGTASDEGMTTLGGTGGSVGGAGAAIVGGPGGDGSQGSGLAPSGGGGGGAGVYTAAATYTFTGTSITGGAGGAGGAQYLLDGAGGGGGGGAGLVSAVGSGFDLTLTAAQSITGGAGGAGGDGAVSGVSTGGGGGGGGDGILVMGDGAHITNAGSVMGGAGGAGGSGGVAGGSAGESGAGIRALGTGLTLTNTGVIRGGAATGNGASGSAVVSQSAATIVNEGTLAGGATADGHHASAVVFNGTNNALTLLAGSTVQGAVEFGSGATGSVSTDAAVSLDGVKLDGNDASVTFGTTTNTSSINTGDISGVGHLRSSGSGTLTLGNVNLDGDLIFSHPGATFTAGTVRTTGEQFYTGQLILNEATSFNSGSNITFGGIASSNDLDVTAGGNISSTGPVVLAGTSRFDAVGSDITLTNTDNIFGGQVDASGRNISIVTDGALLLDTIHATGDASFHSNSSALVLSGDVDASGTLALSGASISQVAGSLATRSLAGSALGNITLDSVGNAIEAVGNLTGQSISLASSVPVSFTGSVNAQSLAVLLPGTSVVTGALSAGTISLNAATGLAVGDGGTTGSIAGNVANAGTLSFNHADDITYAYDLSGSGALVKKGAGKLVLEGDSSQFSGLTTVTAGSLIVGGAANSSAILGGTSTGGVAGVTVGNGGALGGHGTIHTDVNVLAGGTLSPGNSIGTLTIDGNLTLAQGSTLNAELGSGGQGDRVVVDGDVALNGATLNVINAGGMGNGVYNLFS, encoded by the coding sequence ATGAATCGCACATACCGTCTCGTATGGAACAAGGCCCTGCGCGTCGTGCAGGTAGTGTCGGAACTGGCGTCGAGTAGCGGCTCGGAGCCGGCCAGCGGTGCGATCGCGCCGCCGCGCTGCAGCCGGCTGTGGTCGGCCTTGTTGGCCGCTGGCCTGTGTGTGGTGGCCATGCCTGTATTCGCGCAGGACGCCTCGGCAGGCGGTTCCGGCGGCGGCTCCGTACTTCCGGGCAGCGGGGGCGGCGCCGGTAACGGCATGGGCGGCGGGGCGCCGCAGGGTACTACCGAGGAGTACGCCACGGCAGGCGGCGCTTCCGCGGTGTTGGGAGTGGGCGGTGCCGGTGCAACGGGTACCGCATCCGACGAAGGGATGACAACCCTCGGTGGGACGGGTGGCTCGGTGGGGGGCGCCGGTGCGGCGATAGTCGGCGGGCCCGGCGGCGATGGCTCGCAAGGCAGTGGCCTCGCGCCTAGTGGCGGTGGCGGCGGTGGCGCCGGCGTCTACACAGCGGCCGCGACGTACACCTTCACCGGCACGTCAATCACGGGCGGCGCGGGCGGAGCAGGTGGCGCGCAATATTTACTTGATGGTGCGGGTGGCGGCGGTGGTGGTGGCGCCGGCCTCGTGTCGGCGGTGGGATCGGGGTTCGACCTGACGTTGACGGCGGCTCAGTCGATCACGGGTGGTGCCGGCGGCGCCGGTGGCGATGGCGCGGTATCCGGCGTCTCCACGGGAGGTGGGGGTGGCGGCGGCGGTGACGGCATCCTAGTCATGGGCGACGGTGCGCACATCACCAACGCGGGCTCCGTCATGGGCGGTGCCGGGGGAGCGGGTGGTAGCGGTGGCGTTGCCGGTGGAAGCGCGGGCGAGTCCGGCGCAGGGATCCGTGCGCTCGGGACGGGCTTGACCCTCACCAACACCGGTGTGATCCGCGGGGGCGCAGCCACGGGAAACGGTGCTTCGGGTTCGGCGGTCGTCAGCCAGTCCGCAGCAACGATCGTTAACGAGGGGACCCTGGCCGGCGGCGCTACCGCGGACGGCCATCATGCGTCGGCGGTCGTGTTCAACGGTACGAACAATGCGCTCACACTGCTCGCGGGCTCCACGGTGCAAGGCGCGGTGGAGTTCGGTAGCGGCGCGACCGGCAGTGTCTCGACGGATGCCGCCGTGTCCCTGGATGGCGTGAAGCTGGACGGCAACGACGCGAGCGTCACGTTCGGCACCACCACAAATACGAGCTCGATCAACACAGGTGACATCAGCGGTGTTGGCCATCTTCGCAGTAGTGGTTCAGGCACGCTGACCCTGGGCAACGTCAACCTCGACGGCGATCTCATATTCTCGCATCCGGGGGCGACGTTTACGGCCGGTACGGTGCGGACCACGGGCGAGCAGTTTTACACCGGCCAGCTCATTCTTAACGAGGCCACGTCTTTCAACAGTGGCTCGAATATCACGTTCGGCGGCATCGCGAGCTCGAATGACCTGGATGTCACAGCCGGCGGCAACATCTCTTCGACCGGCCCGGTCGTGCTTGCCGGCACTAGTCGTTTCGATGCGGTTGGCAGCGACATCACACTGACCAACACCGACAACATTTTTGGTGGACAGGTCGACGCGTCTGGCAGGAATATCAGCATCGTGACGGATGGCGCATTGCTGCTCGACACGATCCATGCCACTGGCGATGCGTCTTTCCACAGCAATAGCAGTGCTCTCGTGCTAAGTGGTGACGTGGACGCCAGCGGCACGCTAGCTTTGAGTGGCGCTTCCATCTCGCAGGTCGCGGGTAGCCTTGCAACGCGTTCCCTGGCGGGAAGCGCTCTCGGAAACATCACACTCGATAGCGTCGGCAATGCGATCGAGGCAGTCGGCAACCTGACGGGGCAAAGCATTTCGCTCGCGAGCAGCGTGCCGGTCAGCTTCACGGGGTCGGTCAATGCGCAGTCGCTGGCGGTCTTATTGCCTGGAACGTCCGTGGTTACCGGCGCGCTTTCGGCCGGCACGATATCGCTTAACGCAGCTACTGGCCTCGCCGTCGGCGATGGCGGAACCACTGGATCAATCGCCGGCAACGTGGCCAACGCGGGCACGCTTTCGTTCAACCACGCCGACGACATCACCTACGCCTACGATCTCAGCGGATCGGGTGCGCTTGTCAAGAAAGGCGCGGGCAAGCTCGTGCTGGAAGGCGATAGCAGTCAATTCAGCGGACTAACCACGGTGACGGCGGGTAGCCTGATCGTGGGCGGCGCGGCCAACAGTTCAGCGATCCTCGGCGGAACCTCCACGGGTGGTGTTGCGGGTGTCACCGTCGGGAACGGTGGCGCGCTGGGTGGCCACGGCACGATCCATACCGATGTGAACGTACTCGCCGGTGGCACGCTTTCGCCGGGCAATTCGATTGGTACCCTGACGATCGACGGCAATCTCACGCTCGCGCAAGGCAGCACCTTGAACGCTGAGCTTGGCTCGGGTGGCCAGGGCGATCGGGTCGTCGTCGATGGGGATGTGGCGTTGAACGGCGCGACACTCAACGTGATCAACGCCGGAGGCATGGGTAACGGCGTCTATAACCTCTTCAGCTAG